One stretch of bacterium DNA includes these proteins:
- a CDS encoding class I SAM-dependent methyltransferase: protein MSSKGYKGMGMEGFIARQYDKSAKRDMADLYRAWARKLSEGLTEGDQVLEVAPGPGYLSIELAKLRKLQIIGLDISETFVTIARRNAQIAGVNVDFRLGNASAMPFENEEFDFLMCTSSFKNFSEPIKALGEMHRVLKPGGKAWISDLRRDVSDETIDRFVNDTMKVKGFGGAFMKYTFKNSLRPRAMTATQFKELVAQTPFNNFEITENAIDLEVLLHK from the coding sequence ATGAGTTCAAAAGGCTACAAAGGGATGGGGATGGAGGGATTTATCGCCCGCCAGTACGACAAATCCGCAAAACGTGATATGGCCGATCTTTACCGGGCGTGGGCAAGGAAATTGTCCGAAGGGCTGACGGAGGGCGACCAGGTCCTTGAAGTCGCTCCCGGGCCAGGTTATTTGTCGATCGAGCTGGCAAAACTTCGAAAGCTGCAAATCATCGGACTCGACATCAGCGAAACCTTTGTCACTATTGCGCGGAGGAATGCGCAAATCGCCGGCGTGAATGTCGATTTTCGACTTGGAAATGCTTCCGCCATGCCATTTGAAAATGAGGAATTCGATTTCCTCATGTGCACGTCGTCATTCAAGAATTTCAGCGAGCCAATCAAGGCGCTGGGCGAGATGCACCGCGTGTTGAAACCCGGTGGGAAGGCATGGATCAGCGATTTGCGGCGCGATGTTTCGGATGAAACCATTGATCGCTTCGTGAATGATACCATGAAGGTGAAAGGCTTTGGCGGAGCGTTCATGAAATACACCTTCAAGAATTCGCTCAGGCCGCGCGCCATGACCGCAACCCAGTTCAAAGAACTCGTGGCGCAGACGCCGTTCAACAATTTTGAAATCACCGAGAACGCAATTGACCTGGAAGTATTGCTTCACAAGTAA
- a CDS encoding VOC family protein produces the protein MKNDKHPTYGNGKVCYIEIPAVDVNRSSSFYQAVFGWKIRQRSGGHLAFDDAVNEVSGTWVRGRKAATEPGLLIYIMVDSVAATLDAIVANGGRIVQPLGMDAPEITARFSDPDGNVLGLYQHPAKENSRRVAQPRP, from the coding sequence ATGAAAAATGACAAACATCCCACCTATGGCAACGGCAAGGTGTGCTACATTGAAATTCCGGCGGTCGACGTCAACCGCTCATCTTCGTTTTACCAGGCGGTCTTCGGCTGGAAAATCAGGCAGCGCAGCGGCGGCCACCTCGCTTTTGACGACGCAGTGAACGAAGTGAGCGGCACATGGGTGCGCGGCCGGAAAGCAGCGACGGAACCGGGCCTGCTCATTTATATCATGGTTGATAGCGTCGCTGCAACCCTCGATGCGATTGTTGCCAATGGCGGCAGAATCGTGCAGCCCCTCGGCATGGATGCGCCTGAGATCACCGCGCGATTCAGCGATCCGGATGGAAACGTTCTCGGACTCTATCAACACCCTGCGAAAGAAAATTCGAGGCGCGTTGCTCAACCACGCCCGTGA
- a CDS encoding SRPBCC domain-containing protein, producing the protein MNKLRFSIVINAPKAKVWNTMLDDKTYREWTEAFTPGSHYVGDWSTGSKILFLGPDPKTGQLGGMVSRIKENRLHEHISIEHLGVVQDGKEDTTSDAVKAWAGAHENYAFKEKAGATEVLVDIDINDEYKDMFQDMWPKALQKLKELAEK; encoded by the coding sequence ATGAACAAACTACGTTTTTCAATCGTTATCAACGCGCCGAAAGCTAAGGTGTGGAACACGATGCTCGACGATAAGACGTATCGTGAGTGGACGGAAGCATTCACGCCTGGTTCACACTACGTCGGCGACTGGAGCACCGGGAGCAAAATACTTTTTCTTGGGCCAGACCCGAAGACGGGCCAATTGGGCGGTATGGTGAGCCGCATCAAAGAAAACCGCTTGCACGAGCATATCTCCATTGAACACCTCGGTGTCGTGCAAGACGGAAAAGAGGACACGACGAGCGACGCGGTGAAAGCGTGGGCTGGCGCGCATGAAAACTACGCCTTCAAAGAGAAAGCCGGCGCCACCGAAGTGTTGGTGGATATCGACATCAATGACGAATACAAGGACATGTTCCAGGATATGTGGCCGAAGGCCCTCCAAAAACTCAAAGAGCTGGCGGAGAAGTAG
- a CDS encoding nuclear transport factor 2 family protein: MPENNNPNEIQILKALSAAWDQTLASNDAEAIDRFMADDWAIVSEHGAMTKEKFLAMVASGDLTHETFKGEIISVRQYGEVAVLSGRVKNNGHYKSQPFSSDEWTTDVFVKRNGTWLCVHSHITAVKPA; this comes from the coding sequence ATGCCGGAAAACAACAACCCCAATGAAATCCAAATCCTGAAGGCACTGTCCGCGGCGTGGGATCAAACCCTGGCCTCCAACGACGCAGAGGCAATCGACCGTTTCATGGCGGATGACTGGGCCATCGTTTCGGAGCACGGCGCGATGACCAAGGAAAAATTTCTTGCCATGGTCGCCTCGGGTGATTTGACGCACGAAACATTCAAGGGAGAAATCATATCGGTTCGCCAATACGGCGAGGTGGCTGTTTTGTCCGGTCGCGTCAAGAATAACGGTCACTACAAAAGTCAGCCGTTCAGCTCGGACGAGTGGACGACCGACGTGTTTGTGAAACGCAACGGCACGTGGCTATGCGTGCATAGCCATATTACAGCGGTAAAACCAGCTTGA
- a CDS encoding DNA alkylation repair protein: MAMEMTARQFVKKLETLRSATELKKIQRYFKSGEGEYGEGDEFMGVRMGQVFALAKEFMEMPPNEIEKLIENPIHEVRVGAVSIMDWQARSKKISAERRKELFDLYIKRHDRINNWDLVDRSAPYVVGGYLFDKSRAILYKLARSRNMWERRTAIVSTFYFIRKGEIDDTFKIAEMLLNDKEDLIHKAAGGWLREAGKKDPKRLLSFLDQHAATMPRTFLRYAIEHLDKKQREHYLSMRKAE, encoded by the coding sequence ATGGCAATGGAAATGACCGCCAGGCAATTCGTCAAAAAATTAGAAACACTGCGCTCCGCGACGGAGCTGAAGAAGATTCAGCGCTATTTTAAATCCGGCGAAGGCGAGTACGGCGAAGGCGATGAGTTCATGGGCGTGCGCATGGGGCAGGTCTTCGCGCTGGCCAAAGAGTTCATGGAAATGCCACCGAACGAAATCGAAAAACTGATCGAGAATCCGATTCACGAAGTTCGGGTTGGCGCGGTGAGCATAATGGATTGGCAGGCGCGCAGCAAGAAAATTTCTGCTGAACGCCGAAAAGAGTTGTTCGATCTTTATATCAAGCGCCATGATCGCATCAACAATTGGGATTTGGTGGATCGCAGCGCGCCTTATGTCGTTGGCGGCTACTTGTTCGACAAGTCGCGCGCGATTTTGTACAAGCTGGCGCGCTCAAGAAATATGTGGGAACGCCGCACCGCGATTGTCAGCACGTTCTATTTTATTCGAAAGGGCGAGATCGACGACACTTTCAAAATTGCCGAAATGCTGCTCAACGACAAAGAAGATTTGATTCACAAAGCCGCCGGCGGATGGCTGCGCGAGGCGGGCAAAAAAGATCCCAAAAGATTGTTGAGCTTTTTAGATCAGCACGCCGCCACGATGCCGCGCACTTTCTTGCGCTATGCGATTGAGCATCTTGATAAAAAGCAGCGCGAGCATTACCTGAGTATGAGGAAGGCGGAGTAA
- a CDS encoding LysE family translocator, with the protein MFDHSTLALFMGATLVFLLTPGPAVFYIVARSIDQGRTAGFVSTLGLNTGSLVHVAAAAFGVSAVLMSSVTAFNLVKYLGAAYLIYLGVRKLLVREEEETLHTRRPQKLSQIFSQGVLVSILNPKTSLFFFAFLPQFVDPARGSVTAQILLLGGIFVAMAFMSDSLYAILAGTLGQWLKRNVRYLRWQRYFAGSAYIALGLGAALAGSNKGK; encoded by the coding sequence ATGTTCGACCATTCGACTCTCGCCTTGTTCATGGGCGCGACATTGGTGTTTCTGCTCACGCCTGGCCCCGCGGTGTTTTATATCGTCGCGCGCAGCATCGATCAAGGCCGTACTGCCGGCTTCGTTTCAACGCTCGGTCTCAACACCGGCTCGCTCGTGCACGTTGCCGCCGCGGCTTTTGGCGTCTCCGCAGTGCTCATGTCTTCGGTTACGGCGTTTAACCTCGTCAAATATCTCGGCGCGGCCTATTTGATCTATCTTGGCGTGCGCAAGCTGCTGGTGCGCGAGGAGGAAGAAACGCTGCACACGCGCCGGCCGCAAAAGCTTTCGCAGATTTTTTCGCAGGGCGTGCTCGTGAGCATTCTCAATCCGAAAACCTCGCTGTTCTTCTTTGCGTTCTTGCCGCAATTCGTCGATCCTGCTCGCGGCAGCGTGACTGCGCAAATTCTGTTGCTGGGCGGCATTTTCGTGGCGATGGCATTTATGAGCGACAGCCTTTATGCGATACTCGCCGGAACGTTAGGACAATGGTTAAAAAGAAACGTGCGCTATCTGCGCTGGCAACGATATTTTGCGGGCAGCGCCTATATTGCGCTTGGCCTCGGCGCGGCGCTGGCCGGATCAAACAAAGGCAAATAA
- a CDS encoding DUF1801 domain-containing protein codes for MTSKKARPTNITEYIDAAPKETQKKLREMLACIRKVAPGAKEGLKWGMPAFSYQRILVTFKVFKHHLGFYPTPSAVKAFAKELAKFKTASASIQFPLDQPLPLTLIRKITAFRVKESLEEDAKWRT; via the coding sequence ATGACTTCAAAAAAGGCGCGGCCCACAAACATCACGGAATACATCGATGCTGCGCCCAAAGAGACGCAGAAAAAGCTGCGTGAAATGCTGGCGTGTATTCGCAAAGTCGCACCCGGAGCGAAAGAAGGCCTAAAGTGGGGAATGCCGGCTTTCTCCTATCAGCGGATACTCGTCACATTCAAAGTCTTCAAGCATCACCTCGGCTTCTATCCCACGCCCTCTGCGGTAAAAGCCTTTGCGAAAGAGTTGGCGAAGTTTAAGACGGCGAGCGCTTCGATCCAGTTTCCGCTCGACCAGCCGCTGCCTCTCACGCTGATCCGCAAGATCACCGCATTCCGCGTGAAAGAAAGTCTCGAGGAAGACGCGAAATGGCGAACATGA
- a CDS encoding DUF1801 domain-containing protein, with the protein MKKVASNPGAKQSVQAKDVDAYLASAPKALRTVLENLRKAIKTAAPKAEEVISYQIPTYKYHGPLVHFVARASYCSFIAVSKTVLEKFKGELEEFDTSGTTIHFTVENPLPAELVKKIVKARVAENEAQAKLKRK; encoded by the coding sequence ATGAAAAAAGTCGCTTCAAATCCCGGCGCAAAACAGAGTGTTCAGGCCAAAGACGTCGACGCTTATCTCGCGTCGGCGCCAAAAGCGTTACGCACAGTTCTCGAAAATCTGCGCAAAGCCATCAAAACCGCCGCGCCGAAGGCCGAAGAGGTGATCAGCTATCAAATTCCGACCTACAAATATCACGGGCCGTTGGTTCACTTCGTCGCACGCGCGAGCTATTGCAGTTTCATCGCGGTGAGCAAAACGGTCTTGGAAAAATTCAAAGGCGAGCTTGAAGAGTTTGACACTTCGGGAACCACGATTCATTTCACGGTTGAGAATCCGCTTCCGGCGGAGCTCGTGAAGAAAATCGTCAAAGCGAGAGTTGCTGAGAATGAAGCACAGGCCAAGCTGAAACGAAAGTGA
- a CDS encoding dihydrofolate reductase family protein, with the protein MAASTHEPFASHINTVPKYVVSNTLDSAAWGSRGNAMLVKGNLAGAIAKLKQRSGKNIGIHGSPTLVESMLHTNLLDELRLEIYPVVAGSGTRLFQDGRAIKQLQLADSKITKNGVAILNYQPANSAKDASPSR; encoded by the coding sequence TTGGCGGCTTCGACGCATGAGCCATTCGCCAGCCATATCAACACCGTACCGAAGTATGTGGTGTCCAACACGTTGGATTCAGCAGCCTGGGGATCGCGGGGGAACGCAATGTTGGTCAAGGGCAACCTCGCCGGCGCGATCGCAAAACTGAAGCAGCGGTCCGGCAAAAACATCGGCATCCACGGTAGCCCCACATTGGTGGAATCCATGCTGCATACAAACCTGCTCGATGAGCTGCGACTGGAAATCTACCCGGTGGTCGCCGGCAGCGGCACGCGTCTGTTTCAGGACGGGCGTGCGATCAAGCAACTTCAACTTGCTGATTCGAAGATAACGAAAAATGGCGTGGCGATCTTGAACTACCAGCCGGCGAACAGTGCCAAGGACGCCTCACCGAGTCGATAG
- a CDS encoding dihydrofolate reductase family protein — MRKIIVFEHISLDGVMQAPDGPDENTGDGFAHGGWASPYYSDEIFGTTLKTQMNMPFDLLLGRKTFESWAQFWPQHADEYGWPGVNTATKYVASNTMTSSEWKPSVFLNGNIAEKVAKIKGQQGPDLHVRGSGHLIQTLLKHDLIDAFSLVIYPITLGSGKRLFADGTIPLAFKVTESIVGSSGVMVVNYERAGVIITGS, encoded by the coding sequence ATGAGAAAAATTATTGTGTTTGAACATATCTCACTGGATGGTGTCATGCAAGCCCCAGACGGGCCAGACGAAAACACCGGCGATGGCTTCGCGCATGGTGGGTGGGCAAGTCCATATTATTCCGATGAGATTTTTGGAACGACGCTGAAAACGCAGATGAACATGCCGTTCGACCTGCTGTTAGGACGCAAAACCTTTGAAAGCTGGGCGCAGTTTTGGCCGCAACATGCAGACGAATATGGATGGCCGGGCGTTAACACGGCGACCAAGTACGTCGCATCGAATACCATGACATCCAGTGAATGGAAGCCGTCAGTGTTTTTAAATGGAAACATTGCAGAAAAAGTGGCCAAAATCAAAGGACAGCAAGGCCCCGACTTGCACGTTCGGGGAAGTGGTCATCTCATTCAGACGCTTCTCAAACATGATTTGATTGATGCGTTCTCGCTGGTGATATATCCGATCACGTTGGGCAGTGGAAAGCGGTTGTTTGCCGATGGCACAATTCCGCTGGCGTTCAAGGTGACGGAAAGCATAGTCGGCTCGAGTGGCGTCATGGTCGTGAATTACGAGCGTGCAGGCGTAATCATAACCGGAAGTTGA
- a CDS encoding alpha/beta hydrolase, whose product MKTTAFILTMFLSSVVSAQQKPTTGYAPVNGLKMYYEVHGSGEPVVLLHGAFMAISGDWEAWVHELSKTHKVIAVEMQGHGRTADINRDITSENLSDDVAGLLDYLKIPNADIIGYSLGGGVAIECAIRHPEKVRKVVSISAPIRRDGWVKEADDFWPTLTWEMFKGTPQEAEYRRLNPTPDKFPDFVNHIKATALKPYDFGADKLKATQAPMFFIHGDADGVRLDHIAEMYRLKGGGNIHGDMSPRSTSRLAILPNTTHVTLMERMAIIVPMINDFFDAKPQEQ is encoded by the coding sequence ATGAAGACAACAGCTTTTATCCTGACGATGTTCCTGTCGTCTGTCGTATCGGCGCAGCAAAAACCAACTACGGGCTACGCGCCGGTCAACGGACTCAAAATGTACTACGAAGTCCACGGAAGCGGCGAACCTGTGGTGTTGCTCCACGGAGCGTTCATGGCAATTTCAGGCGACTGGGAAGCGTGGGTCCACGAACTTTCCAAAACCCATAAAGTGATCGCCGTCGAAATGCAGGGACACGGGCGCACGGCCGACATCAACCGCGATATTACTTCCGAAAACCTGTCCGACGATGTGGCAGGGCTGCTCGATTATCTCAAGATCCCAAACGCGGACATCATCGGTTACAGCTTGGGCGGCGGCGTCGCGATCGAGTGTGCGATCCGACATCCGGAAAAAGTGCGAAAAGTTGTCAGCATTTCAGCCCCGATCCGCCGCGACGGCTGGGTCAAGGAAGCGGATGACTTTTGGCCGACACTCACGTGGGAAATGTTCAAAGGCACTCCTCAAGAAGCCGAATATAGGAGGCTAAACCCGACGCCCGACAAATTCCCTGATTTTGTCAATCACATCAAAGCGACAGCTTTGAAACCATACGACTTCGGCGCCGACAAACTCAAGGCCACCCAAGCGCCGATGTTCTTTATCCACGGCGACGCCGACGGCGTACGGCTCGATCACATCGCGGAAATGTACCGCCTCAAGGGCGGCGGCAATATCCATGGCGACATGAGCCCGCGATCGACATCGAGATTGGCCATATTGCCCAACACCACACACGTCACGCTGATGGAGCGCATGGCCATTATCGTCCCGATGATAAATGACTTTTTCGACGCAAAGCCGCAAGAGCAATAA
- a CDS encoding extradiol dioxygenase → MTKEIWINLPVKDVNKSREFFTKIGFTLNPHYGNNEESASFYVGSKNIVLMLFAEPAFKNFTHHDIADTKKGTEVLLSIDAESRAEVDELARKAEMAGGTVFGKPGEHQGWMYGCGFTDLDGHRWNVLYMDVSKMPQG, encoded by the coding sequence ATGACCAAAGAAATATGGATTAACCTGCCGGTAAAGGACGTCAACAAATCAAGGGAGTTTTTCACCAAGATAGGATTTACTTTGAATCCGCATTATGGCAACAATGAGGAATCGGCCAGCTTCTATGTCGGAAGCAAGAATATCGTGCTGATGCTATTTGCGGAACCGGCGTTCAAGAACTTCACGCACCATGACATTGCCGATACGAAAAAGGGCACGGAAGTGCTGCTTTCCATTGACGCGGAGAGTCGGGCCGAAGTGGATGAACTGGCCAGGAAGGCGGAAATGGCAGGCGGCACCGTCTTTGGCAAACCCGGAGAACATCAGGGCTGGATGTACGGTTGCGGATTTACTGATCTCGACGGCCATCGGTGGAATGTGCTGTACATGGACGTGAGCAAAATGCCGCAGGGGTGA